One Chrysiogenia bacterium genomic window carries:
- a CDS encoding helix-turn-helix transcriptional regulator: protein MKTHKWSDIRDAKVGKKRAAQLRSEALAELAEVEASLAQIRKALGITQAQLAERAGLTQGAISKTESGMHASLETLRELIEALGGELDLVARFGETQIKLGA, encoded by the coding sequence ATGAAAACCCATAAGTGGTCGGACATTCGAGACGCAAAGGTCGGGAAAAAGCGCGCGGCGCAGTTGCGGTCCGAAGCGCTGGCCGAGCTGGCCGAGGTGGAGGCGAGCCTCGCGCAGATTCGCAAGGCGCTGGGGATCACGCAGGCGCAGTTGGCAGAGCGGGCAGGGCTCACGCAGGGGGCCATTTCGAAGACCGAGAGCGGAATGCACGCCAGTCTGGAAACCCTGCGGGAGCTGATCGAGGCCCTGGGAGGGGAGCTCGACCTGGTGGCCCGCTTCGGTGAGACCCAGATCAAGCTGGGCGCCTGA